A section of the Dioscorea cayenensis subsp. rotundata cultivar TDr96_F1 unplaced genomic scaffold, TDr96_F1_v2_PseudoChromosome.rev07_lg8_w22 25.fasta BLBR01000335.1, whole genome shotgun sequence genome encodes:
- the LOC120254077 gene encoding peptidyl-prolyl cis-trans isomerase CYP71, with protein sequence MAENGDAALETALPAPVNDDEALIGPGPAPRPRAKRPLQFEQAFLDALPSAQMYEKSYMHRDVVTHVAVSAAEFFITGSADGHLKFWKKKPLGIEFAKHFRSHLGPIEGLAVSSDGLLCCTISNDQSVKIYDVVNYDMMVMMRLPFVPGAIEWVYKQGDVKVKLAISERNSSFVHIYDAHAGGNEPIISREICMGPLEMMKYNPVYDTVISADAKGVLEYWCPTTLQFPESGVSFKLKTDTNLFDIAKCKTTVSSIEVSPDGNQFAITSPDRRIRVFWFKTGKLRRVYDESLEVAQDLQRSDAPLYRLEAIDFGRRMAIEREIEKTESAPQPNAVFDDSCNFLIYATLLGIKIVNLHTNKVARILGKVENSDRFLKIALYQGDRSSKKVRKIPSAAANVNESKEPFSDPTLLCCAFKKHRIYLFSRREPEEPEDASKGRDVFNEKPPPEELLAVSDIGKAVTTSLPDSVVLHTSLGDIHMRLYPEECPKTVENFTTHCRNGYYDNLIFHRVIKGFMIQTGDPLGDGTGGQSIWGREFEDEFHKSLRHDRPFTLSMANAGPATNGSQFFITTVATPWLDNKHTVFGRVVKGMDVVQAIEKVKTDKNDKPYQDVKILNVTVPKV encoded by the exons ATGGCCGAGAACGGGGACGCAGCTCTGGAGACGGCGTTGCCGGCGCCGGTGAACGACGATGAGGCCTTGATCGGACCCGGCCCAGCCCCACGCCCCCGTGCAAAGCGTCCTCTCCAGTTCGAACAGGCTTTCCTCGACGCCCTCCCATCTGCCCAAAT GTATGAGAAGAGTTACATGCATCGGGATGTCGTGACTCATGTCGCTGTATCGGCGGCTGAATTCTTCATAACTGGAAGCGCTGATG GTCATTTGAAGTTTTGGAAGAAGAAGCCTCTCGGAATTGAGTTTGCTAAGCATTTTCGATCTCATCTTGGTCCCATTGAAGGCTTAGCT GTAAGTTCTGATGGATTGCTTTGCTGCACAATTTCAAATGATCAATCTGTGAAGATATATGATGTTGTCAACTATGATATGATGGTCATGATGAGGCTACCGTTTGTTCCCGGCGCAATCGAATGGGTCTACAAACAAGGCGATGTTAAAGTCAAGCTGGCAATTAGTGAGCGGAATTCCTCCTTTGTTCACATATACGATGCTCATGCTGGCGGAAATGAACCTATTATATCAAGAGAG ATCTGTATGGGGCCTCTAGAAATGATGAAGTACAATCCGGTGTATGATACTGTGATATCAGCAGATGCCAAAGGTGTCCTTGAATACTGGTGCCCTACTACACTTCAGTTTCCTGAAAGCGG TGTGAGTTTCAAGTTGAAAACTGATACAAATTTGTTTGACATTGCGAAATGCAAGACAActgtttcttcaattgag GTGAGCCCCGATGGCAATCAGTTTGCTATAACATCTCCTGATAGAAGGATTCGTGTGTTTTGGTTCAAGACGGGCAAATTAAGGCGTGTATATGATGAATCTCTTGAG GTGGCCCAAGATTTACAAAGAAGTGATGCTCCTCTGTATCGTCTTGAAGCCATTGATTTTGGGCGGAGAATGGCTATTGAGAGAGAAATAGAAAAAACAGAAAGTGCTCCACAACCCAATGCCGTTTTTGATGACAGTTGTAACTTCCTTATTTATGCAACCCTCTTGGGAATTAAA ATTGTAAATTTGCATACCAACAAAGTTGCCCGGATTCTAGGGAAAGTGGAAAACAGTGATAGGTTTTTGAAAATTGCTTTATACCAAGGTGACAGGAGCAGTAAGAAGGTTAGGAAAATCCCCTCAGCAGCAGCAAATGTCAATGAGAGCAAAGAACCTTTTTCAGATCCTACTCTTCTTTGTTGTGCTTTCAAGAAGCATCGAATATATTTATTCAG CCGGAGAGAACCCGAGGAACCTGAAGATGCAAGTAAGGGAAGGGATGTTTTCAATGAGAAACCACCTCCAGAAGAGCTTTTGGCAGTATCTGATATTGGAAAAGCTGTCACCACATCTCTTCCTGACAGTGTG GTTCTTCACACATCCCTTGGTGATATTCACATGCGGTTATATCCCGAAGAGTGCCCAAAAACTGTGGAGAACTTCACAACTCATTGCAGAAATGGTTATTATGATAACCTTATCTTCCATCGGGTGATCAAAGGATTCATGATCCAAACTGGGGATCCTTTGGGAGATGGCACCGGTGGGCAGTCTATATGGGGCAGGGAATTTGAAGACGAATTTCACAAAAG TTTGAGGCACGACAGGCCTTTCACTCTGTCAATGGCGAATGCTGGGCCGGCTACCAATGGCTCTCAATTCTTTATTACAACAGTGGCAACACCATGGCTGGATAATAAACACACTGTATTTGGCAGGGTCGTCAAGGGAATGGATGTAGTTCAG GCAATAGAGAAGGTGAAGACGGACAAGAATGACAAGCCTTATCAAGATGTTAAAATCTTAAATGTGACTGTTCCCAAGGTCTAG